From a region of the uncultured Draconibacterium sp. genome:
- the fucP gene encoding L-fucose:H+ symporter permease, with the protein MNKTKAIVVDKKILVPFILITSLFALWGFANDLTNPMVAAFQTVMEISNAKAAMVQFAFYGGYATMAIPAALIIKRYSYKTGIIIGLALYAIGALLFFPAAQYEIFGFFLMSLYILTFGLAFLETTANPYILSMGDPATATRRLNLAQSFNPMGSILGMFVASKLILSSLESDKRDAAGNLIFDTLNAAEKAAIRTNDLSVIRNPYVILGFFVIVMLIIIAVSKMPKRESADHEIHPWHSAKRLFRNKIYREGVIAQVFYVGAQIMCWTFIIQYADNLGIPKAQAQNFNIVAMAIFITSRFISTFLMKYLNARYMLLLFAIGGMCTTAGVVLIQGMMGLYLLVATSAFMSLMFPTIYGIALEDVGDDATLGAAGLVMAIVGGALMPPLQGLIIDQGTIGPLPAVNFSFILPFICFVVIAIYGKRTYNAFKKTR; encoded by the coding sequence ATGAATAAAACTAAAGCAATTGTTGTGGACAAGAAAATTCTTGTTCCGTTTATACTTATAACCAGTTTATTTGCCCTTTGGGGATTTGCCAATGATTTGACCAACCCGATGGTGGCCGCATTTCAAACGGTAATGGAAATTTCCAATGCAAAAGCTGCTATGGTGCAGTTTGCATTTTATGGCGGATATGCTACTATGGCCATTCCGGCGGCGTTAATTATAAAACGATATTCTTATAAAACCGGAATTATTATTGGCCTTGCTTTGTATGCTATTGGTGCCTTGTTATTCTTTCCGGCTGCGCAATACGAAATTTTTGGTTTCTTCCTGATGTCGCTTTACATTCTTACTTTCGGTTTGGCTTTCCTGGAAACCACGGCCAATCCATATATTCTATCAATGGGTGATCCGGCAACAGCAACGCGTCGTTTAAACCTGGCACAGTCGTTTAATCCAATGGGATCGATTTTGGGAATGTTTGTGGCTTCAAAATTAATTCTGTCGTCGTTAGAATCGGATAAGCGGGATGCTGCCGGAAACCTGATTTTCGATACTTTAAACGCAGCCGAAAAAGCAGCTATTCGCACAAACGACCTGTCTGTAATACGCAATCCGTATGTAATTCTGGGTTTTTTTGTAATTGTAATGCTAATAATTATAGCTGTTTCAAAAATGCCTAAGCGCGAAAGTGCCGATCATGAAATTCATCCGTGGCATTCGGCAAAACGGTTATTCCGGAATAAAATATACAGGGAAGGTGTAATTGCACAGGTGTTCTACGTGGGTGCACAAATAATGTGCTGGACCTTCATTATTCAGTATGCCGATAATCTGGGTATTCCAAAAGCTCAGGCTCAGAATTTCAACATTGTTGCCATGGCGATTTTTATCACCAGCCGATTTATAAGTACCTTTTTAATGAAGTACCTGAACGCCCGTTATATGTTATTGCTTTTTGCCATAGGAGGAATGTGTACAACGGCTGGAGTAGTTTTAATTCAGGGAATGATGGGATTGTATTTGCTGGTGGCTACGTCGGCCTTTATGTCGCTAATGTTTCCAACCATATACGGAATTGCGCTGGAAGACGTTGGCGATGATGCAACGCTTGGTGCTGCAGGTTTGGTAATGGCAATAGTTGGCGGAGCATTAATGCCGCCACTGCAGGGCCTTATTATCGATCAGGGGACTATCGGACCGCTTCCGGCAGTTAACTTTTCGTTTATTTTGCCTTTTATCTGCTTTGTTGTAATTGCAATTTATGGTAAAAGGACTTATAATGCATTTAAAAAGACGCGATAG
- a CDS encoding Do family serine endopeptidase: MKRVGRISLTFLLVIAGAFVGVWAYSTFFDKPQVVTVKEEQAARFVDYPADSEQQLPDLTFAAEKSIYSVVHIATKSVRTGQWSSGNPFLDEFFGLQRQQPQVRQGFGSGVIMSEDGYIITNNHVIEDAQDIKVILNDKREFDARLVGTDPSTDIALLKVNAEDLPYLTYGNSDNLKLGEWVLAVGNPFNLTSTVTAGIISSQGRNLGINQDQYRIESFIQTDAAVNPGNSGGALVNQQGNLIGINTAIASRTGSYTGYSFAVPVSIVKKVVEDLKEFGEVQRALLGVNIGDVNAEIAEELNLDKVEGVYIGGVVENGAANEAGIKEEDVIISVDGIKVKTAAELQEKVSQYRPGDNVDIVVIRDNEKKQFTVTLRNKHGDTEIVRDNITVLGAEFEAVSNSVKEDLGIRNGIMITNLEKGKLKDAGLDKGFIITSVNKKPIYEVSDFKREVGNARGGILVEGVYPNGESAYYVFGVER; the protein is encoded by the coding sequence ATGAAAAGAGTAGGAAGAATTTCGCTGACATTTTTACTTGTTATAGCAGGTGCATTTGTAGGAGTTTGGGCTTACAGCACTTTTTTTGATAAGCCACAGGTTGTAACAGTGAAAGAAGAGCAAGCAGCACGATTTGTTGATTACCCCGCAGACAGTGAACAACAATTACCCGATTTAACTTTTGCCGCCGAAAAATCAATTTATTCGGTAGTTCATATTGCCACAAAATCAGTTCGAACTGGTCAATGGTCGAGCGGTAATCCGTTTTTAGATGAGTTTTTTGGTTTGCAAAGGCAACAGCCACAAGTGAGACAAGGATTTGGATCCGGTGTAATTATGTCGGAAGACGGATACATTATTACCAATAATCACGTTATTGAAGATGCACAGGATATAAAAGTGATCTTGAATGATAAACGAGAATTTGACGCACGTTTGGTTGGAACCGATCCATCAACCGATATCGCCCTTTTAAAAGTTAACGCTGAAGATTTGCCTTATTTAACTTATGGTAATTCTGATAATCTGAAACTTGGCGAATGGGTTTTGGCCGTAGGTAATCCGTTTAACCTTACATCAACAGTAACTGCAGGTATTATTAGCTCGCAAGGACGAAACCTGGGAATTAACCAGGATCAGTATCGAATCGAATCGTTTATTCAAACCGATGCGGCAGTAAATCCCGGAAACAGCGGAGGTGCATTGGTAAATCAACAAGGTAACCTGATTGGAATTAACACTGCAATTGCCTCGCGTACCGGTTCATATACCGGATATTCTTTTGCCGTGCCTGTTTCAATTGTAAAAAAAGTTGTTGAAGACTTAAAGGAATTTGGAGAGGTACAACGTGCATTGCTCGGCGTAAATATTGGCGATGTTAATGCCGAAATTGCTGAAGAACTGAACCTTGATAAGGTGGAAGGTGTTTATATAGGTGGAGTCGTTGAGAACGGAGCTGCCAACGAAGCCGGCATAAAAGAGGAAGATGTAATCATCAGTGTTGATGGGATTAAAGTAAAAACAGCAGCCGAGCTACAGGAAAAAGTTAGTCAGTACCGTCCGGGCGACAATGTTGATATTGTTGTAATTAGAGACAATGAAAAGAAACAATTTACCGTTACCTTACGTAACAAACACGGCGACACCGAAATAGTGCGCGACAATATAACCGTACTTGGTGCCGAGTTTGAGGCAGTAAGCAACAGTGTTAAAGAGGATTTGGGAATCAGAAATGGTATAATGATAACCAATCTTGAGAAAGGAAAACTTAAAGATGCTGGTCTCGACAAAGGTTTTATTATTACTTCGGTAAACAAAAAACCTATTTACGAGGTATCAGATTTTAAGAGAGAAGTTGGAAATGCGAGAGGAGGAATTCTGGTTGAAGGCGTTTATCCGAATGGAGAATCAGCATATTATGTTTTTGGCGTTGAACGTTAA
- a CDS encoding fibrobacter succinogenes major paralogous domain-containing protein: MAASSRKPSIFIFILLFIACNETTPVKTTTTIEFPKGFTEEFDAINTICHQTLNEVIIDLSNDENIHIIFSLSGLEEGTYAINSDYSFYSLFTDFSSNKFTATAVFDINDRKFYATSGDIVITEITAESMSGYYELLGYSRDSYDIQIYIKHGTISNVPIHKIQYGEISDYEENQYKTVKIGEQTWMAEDLRSTLYPDGTPITDFYLYPNGIFENQTNVYYTWNAANKINQDVCPSGWHVPTNEEWQTLIDYSDQLNESGDKKLKTKTGWGYIEHNAPPKVNYNTNSSGFTICPNGYVRGGDNYWTAKKYTGAYWTSEIEIAETDTFYLYRSFYQLGEYNSWPRTDDALEGRAVRCIKDQ, translated from the coding sequence ATGGCCGCATCATCCCGAAAACCATCAATTTTTATTTTTATTCTGTTATTTATAGCGTGCAATGAAACAACTCCTGTTAAAACAACTACAACCATCGAATTTCCAAAAGGTTTTACAGAAGAATTCGATGCTATAAATACAATATGTCATCAAACTTTAAACGAGGTAATTATAGACTTAAGTAACGACGAAAATATTCATATAATTTTTTCACTTTCCGGACTTGAAGAAGGCACCTACGCCATAAACTCAGACTATTCATTTTATAGTCTTTTTACCGATTTTTCCAGTAATAAGTTTACTGCAACAGCAGTTTTTGATATTAATGACCGTAAATTTTATGCAACAAGTGGAGATATTGTAATTACAGAAATTACAGCCGAGAGCATGAGTGGGTATTACGAATTGCTGGGCTATTCCAGAGACTCGTATGATATACAGATATATATTAAACACGGAACAATTTCTAATGTACCAATTCATAAAATACAGTACGGAGAAATTTCGGATTACGAGGAGAACCAATACAAAACAGTAAAAATTGGAGAACAAACATGGATGGCTGAAGATCTTCGCTCCACACTGTATCCTGATGGAACTCCAATAACAGATTTCTATCTTTACCCAAATGGAATATTTGAAAACCAAACTAACGTTTATTATACCTGGAATGCAGCGAATAAAATCAATCAGGATGTATGCCCATCCGGTTGGCATGTTCCCACAAACGAAGAATGGCAAACTTTGATTGATTATTCAGATCAACTAAACGAAAGCGGAGATAAAAAACTAAAAACAAAAACAGGTTGGGGATACATTGAACATAATGCACCACCTAAAGTTAATTACAACACAAACAGCAGTGGTTTTACCATATGTCCCAATGGCTATGTAAGAGGAGGCGATAATTACTGGACTGCGAAAAAATATACTGGCGCTTACTGGACAAGTGAAATAGAAATAGCAGAAACAGATACCTTTTATTTATATCGCTCTTTTTATCAACTTGGAGAATACAACTCCTGGCCCAGAACAGACGACGCACTAGAAGGAAGAGCGGTGAGATGCATTAAAGATCAATAA
- a CDS encoding TIGR00730 family Rossman fold protein, with protein sequence MNICVFCSSSNAINEKYFEAAQNLGELIGKGGHSLINGGANVGLMETATIAASKAGAKTVGIIPERMIGRSLASNNSHEVIITTDMMERKAQMRDMSDAFIALAGGFGTLEEILEVITLRQLSYHHKPIVFVNTNNFFDYLFKQFELSYVELFAKAIYRELYFVAKTPEEAMKYIENYEEVELDSKWFKVPEK encoded by the coding sequence ATGAATATCTGTGTTTTCTGCTCATCAAGCAATGCCATAAACGAAAAATACTTTGAAGCCGCACAAAACCTGGGCGAGTTAATTGGTAAAGGCGGTCATAGTCTTATAAATGGTGGAGCCAATGTTGGACTGATGGAAACAGCTACCATTGCAGCCAGCAAAGCAGGTGCAAAAACAGTGGGTATTATTCCCGAACGAATGATCGGCAGGTCACTGGCCTCCAACAACTCGCACGAAGTAATAATAACCACCGATATGATGGAACGAAAAGCTCAAATGCGCGACATGTCGGATGCTTTTATTGCATTGGCCGGAGGTTTTGGCACACTCGAGGAAATACTGGAGGTTATTACCCTTCGGCAACTTTCTTACCACCACAAACCAATTGTTTTTGTTAACACAAATAATTTTTTCGACTACCTCTTTAAACAATTTGAGCTTTCGTATGTCGAACTATTTGCAAAAGCTATTTACCGAGAATTATATTTTGTGGCAAAAACTCCGGAAGAAGCGATGAAATACATCGAAAATTACGAGGAAGTAGAGCTCGATTCGAAATGGTTCAAGGTGCCCGAAAAATAA
- a CDS encoding cation:proton antiporter, translating to MNAYLFLIGLCVIIIFSFFTNMFSRKTNVPSVLILILLGVGVQELMTYFEMEPDYFWALEVLGIVGLIMIVLEAALDLELKKENWPLIWKSFTIASLSLGLTAVSIAFIIQFFIPEIYFLPALVYALPLSIMSSAIIIPSVANLTKYKREFLIYESTFSDILGIMVFYMIVENLNVEGMRQLSFAIGSNIVLTLVISVVLCYGLLYIIQNIKGDAKFFLFLAVLVLLYAVGKMFHLSSLIIILMFGLLLRNYKVLLFGRLREWLNDSRIDGVFDQFKMITKETAFLVRTFFFVVFGMTLPLASLFNWKVWLISVIFLAVTFILRFGLFYVIERKDTLPQTFIAPKGLITVLLFFAIPESLRAEKFEGAVLFVVIIATSLIMAWALIATKSTNTTDGIDEEVEGGDEGETSDFIELPID from the coding sequence ATGAATGCATACCTGTTTTTAATTGGCCTTTGTGTCATTATTATATTTTCATTTTTCACCAATATGTTTTCGCGGAAAACCAATGTGCCTAGTGTGCTAATATTAATATTGCTAGGCGTTGGAGTACAGGAATTAATGACCTACTTTGAAATGGAGCCCGATTATTTCTGGGCACTCGAAGTATTAGGAATTGTTGGGTTGATAATGATCGTGCTGGAAGCCGCTCTTGATCTTGAGTTGAAGAAGGAGAACTGGCCACTTATATGGAAATCGTTTACCATCGCTTCTTTATCGTTGGGATTAACAGCTGTTTCAATCGCATTTATTATTCAGTTTTTTATTCCTGAAATCTATTTCTTGCCGGCACTGGTATACGCGCTGCCACTCTCAATAATGAGTAGTGCAATAATCATCCCTAGTGTTGCCAATCTTACAAAATACAAACGCGAGTTTTTAATTTACGAAAGTACTTTCTCTGATATCCTGGGCATTATGGTGTTTTATATGATTGTTGAAAACCTTAATGTTGAAGGGATGCGCCAGCTGAGTTTTGCGATTGGAAGTAATATTGTACTTACGCTTGTTATTTCGGTGGTGCTGTGTTACGGTCTACTTTATATTATCCAAAACATTAAAGGCGATGCAAAATTTTTCCTGTTTTTAGCGGTACTGGTTTTACTGTATGCCGTTGGAAAAATGTTCCATCTCTCGTCGTTAATTATAATTTTAATGTTTGGCTTGCTGCTGCGCAATTATAAAGTTTTGCTTTTCGGGAGGCTTCGTGAGTGGTTAAACGACTCACGAATTGATGGTGTTTTCGATCAGTTTAAAATGATTACCAAAGAAACAGCCTTTTTAGTACGTACTTTTTTCTTTGTAGTTTTTGGAATGACTTTGCCTTTGGCGTCGTTATTTAACTGGAAAGTATGGCTGATTAGCGTTATCTTCCTGGCTGTTACTTTCATTTTACGATTTGGATTATTCTATGTTATCGAACGAAAAGATACACTTCCGCAAACCTTTATCGCACCAAAAGGATTAATTACTGTGCTACTGTTTTTTGCTATTCCCGAATCGTTAAGGGCCGAAAAATTTGAAGGTGCTGTATTGTTTGTTGTAATTATCGCAACCAGTTTAATTATGGCATGGGCTTTAATTGCAACAAAAAGTACGAATACAACAGATGGGATAGATGAAGAAGTTGAGGGAGGTGATGAGGGTGAAACGTCTGATTTTATTGAGCTGCCGATTGACTAG
- a CDS encoding RNA polymerase sigma factor RpoD/SigA, with the protein MRQLKITKSITNRESASLDKYLQEIGKEELITVEEEVELAQRIKKGDQAALEKLTRANLRFVVSVAKQYQNQGLSLPDLINEGNLGLIKAAEKFDETRGFKFISYAVWWIRQSILQALAEQSRIVRLPLNQVGSLNKINKAYSKFEQEHERKPSPEELAETLELPADKVSDTLRVSGRHVSVDAPFVDGEDNSLLDVLVNNDSPNADKSLINESLAKEIFRALATLTERESDIIKLFFGIGCQEMTLEEIGERFGLTRERVRQIKEKAIRRLRHTSRSKLLKSYLG; encoded by the coding sequence ATGAGACAACTAAAGATCACAAAGTCGATCACTAACCGTGAAAGTGCCTCTTTAGATAAGTATTTGCAGGAAATTGGTAAAGAAGAGCTGATTACTGTAGAGGAAGAAGTGGAGTTAGCACAGCGGATTAAAAAGGGCGATCAGGCAGCTTTGGAGAAACTTACAAGAGCAAACCTTCGATTTGTAGTATCGGTGGCTAAGCAGTACCAAAATCAGGGACTAAGCTTACCCGACTTAATAAACGAAGGGAACCTTGGTTTGATTAAAGCGGCTGAGAAGTTCGATGAAACCCGCGGTTTTAAATTCATTTCTTACGCAGTATGGTGGATTCGCCAATCTATTCTTCAAGCGCTCGCTGAGCAGTCGCGTATAGTTCGTTTGCCTCTGAACCAGGTAGGTTCCTTGAATAAGATCAATAAGGCTTATTCAAAATTTGAGCAAGAACACGAACGCAAACCGTCGCCTGAAGAGTTAGCTGAAACATTAGAGCTGCCTGCTGATAAGGTTTCTGATACATTAAGAGTATCGGGAAGACATGTATCGGTTGATGCACCATTTGTTGATGGTGAAGATAACAGTCTTCTTGACGTATTGGTGAACAACGATTCGCCAAATGCCGACAAGAGCCTTATCAACGAATCTTTGGCTAAAGAAATTTTCCGTGCATTAGCAACTTTGACTGAGCGAGAAAGTGACATCATTAAACTGTTTTTTGGCATAGGGTGCCAGGAAATGACATTGGAGGAAATCGGTGAACGATTTGGATTAACCCGAGAACGGGTAAGGCAGATAAAAGAAAAGGCTATCAGACGATTAAGACATACATCGCGTAGCAAATTATTAAAATCATATCTGGGCTAA
- the gyrB gene encoding DNA topoisomerase (ATP-hydrolyzing) subunit B: MSEIEKNELQNTGKGSYGADSIQVLEGLEAVRKRPSMYIGDTNEKGLHHLVYEVVDNSIDEALAGYCSNIEVIIHENNSITVQDDGRGIPTEKHTKENRSALEVVMTVLHAGGKFDKDSYKVSGGLHGVGVSCVNALSSFLKAEVHRDGKIYVQEYAKGKPQGDVQVVGETDITGTKVTFVPDNSIFLTTEYKYEILAARLRELAFLNAGIKLRIIDERTVEEDGSFKTEDYFSEEGLKEFVNFLDGTREKLIDDVVHITTEKNDIPVEIALQYNTSFSENIHSYVNNINTIEGGTHLTGFRRGLTRTLKNYADQSGMLAKLKFDISGDDFREGLTAIISVKVQEPQFEGQTKTKLGNSEVSLSVDQATSEALQNYLEENPKAAKQIVQKVILAAQARHAARKAREMVQRKNALSGGGLPGKLSDCSEKDPAQCEVFLVEGDSAGGTAKQGRNRRTQAILPLRGKILNVEKAMQHKIFENEEIKNIFTALGVTIGTEEDSKALNMEKLRYHKIVIMTDADVDGSHIATLIMTFFFRYMNDLIKRGHLYIAAPPLYLIKKGKRESYAWSDKQRLQLIDEWADGNESAVHTQRYKGLGEMNAEQLWSTTMNPEQRTLQQVTIENAAEADHIFSMLMGDDVPPRRKFIEDHATYANIDA; the protein is encoded by the coding sequence ATGAGCGAAATTGAAAAAAATGAACTCCAAAACACAGGTAAAGGAAGCTATGGAGCAGATAGTATTCAGGTGCTTGAAGGATTGGAAGCAGTAAGAAAAAGGCCGTCGATGTACATTGGCGACACCAACGAAAAAGGGTTACACCATTTGGTATACGAGGTGGTTGACAACTCGATCGACGAAGCATTGGCCGGTTACTGTAGCAACATTGAAGTTATTATTCATGAAAATAATTCCATTACTGTACAAGATGATGGACGAGGTATTCCCACCGAAAAACATACCAAAGAAAATAGATCGGCGCTGGAAGTTGTAATGACAGTACTACACGCCGGTGGAAAATTCGATAAAGATTCGTACAAAGTATCGGGTGGTTTGCACGGTGTAGGTGTATCGTGTGTTAACGCACTTTCATCCTTTTTAAAAGCAGAAGTACATCGCGATGGAAAAATTTATGTACAGGAATATGCCAAAGGTAAGCCACAAGGCGATGTTCAGGTTGTTGGCGAAACCGACATAACCGGAACGAAGGTAACTTTTGTGCCGGACAACAGCATTTTCCTAACTACCGAATACAAGTATGAAATTCTGGCAGCACGTTTGCGCGAGCTGGCTTTTCTGAATGCAGGAATTAAACTAAGGATTATTGATGAACGTACCGTTGAAGAAGATGGTTCTTTTAAAACGGAAGATTACTTCTCGGAAGAAGGATTAAAGGAATTTGTTAATTTTCTTGACGGAACGCGCGAAAAACTAATTGACGATGTGGTTCACATTACCACCGAGAAAAATGATATTCCGGTAGAAATTGCATTACAGTATAATACATCTTTTTCAGAGAATATTCACTCTTACGTCAATAACATTAACACCATTGAAGGAGGAACGCATTTAACAGGTTTTAGACGAGGTTTAACACGTACCTTGAAAAACTACGCCGACCAAAGCGGAATGCTCGCAAAACTAAAATTTGACATCAGTGGTGACGATTTCCGTGAAGGATTAACTGCAATTATTTCAGTTAAGGTTCAGGAACCACAATTTGAGGGACAAACAAAAACTAAATTAGGTAACTCCGAGGTTAGTTTATCTGTTGATCAGGCTACCAGCGAAGCACTGCAAAATTACCTGGAAGAAAATCCAAAGGCAGCCAAGCAGATTGTGCAAAAAGTAATTCTTGCAGCTCAGGCCCGTCACGCAGCACGTAAAGCCCGCGAAATGGTGCAACGTAAAAACGCACTTTCGGGAGGTGGTTTGCCCGGGAAACTTAGCGACTGCTCTGAAAAAGATCCGGCTCAATGTGAAGTATTCCTTGTCGAGGGAGACTCGGCAGGTGGTACAGCTAAACAAGGCCGCAACCGCAGAACACAAGCTATTCTTCCACTGCGTGGAAAAATCCTGAACGTGGAAAAAGCCATGCAGCACAAAATCTTTGAAAACGAAGAAATTAAAAATATTTTTACCGCTTTAGGAGTTACCATTGGTACCGAAGAAGATTCCAAAGCGTTAAACATGGAAAAATTAAGGTATCACAAGATTGTGATTATGACCGATGCCGACGTTGACGGTAGTCACATTGCAACACTTATTATGACCTTCTTTTTCCGCTATATGAATGATCTGATTAAAAGAGGTCACCTTTATATTGCTGCTCCACCACTTTATTTGATAAAGAAGGGGAAAAGGGAATCTTACGCATGGTCAGACAAACAGCGTCTTCAATTGATTGATGAGTGGGCCGATGGAAATGAAAGTGCTGTTCACACGCAGCGTTACAAAGGTTTGGGAGAGATGAATGCCGAGCAACTTTGGTCTACTACCATGAATCCTGAGCAACGTACGCTACAACAGGTAACTATTGAAAATGCTGCCGAAGCTGACCACATTTTCTCCATGCTTATGGGTGATGATGTACCGCCACGTCGTAAGTTTATTGAGGACCACGCTACCTACGCAAACATTGATGCGTAA